The following proteins are encoded in a genomic region of Cellulomonas sp. ES6:
- a CDS encoding PPC domain-containing DNA-binding protein — translation MQSSEVTTGRRVAVVLEPGDEVLSSLAEACRAHGIRQGFVPVFSGAFRSVRFIAADTPVADQEPPLPQEVTVTYSEGIGSGTILWDAEAQAATPHVHLAVGVKNAAAAGFAGHLLGAEAHYTVEVLVEEVVSPALLRVPDPRAYGIPTMRFA, via the coding sequence GTGCAGAGCAGCGAGGTCACCACCGGGCGCCGGGTCGCGGTCGTGCTGGAGCCGGGCGACGAGGTGCTGTCGTCCCTGGCCGAGGCGTGCCGCGCGCACGGGATCCGGCAGGGGTTCGTGCCCGTGTTCTCCGGGGCCTTCCGGTCGGTGCGGTTCATCGCCGCGGACACCCCCGTCGCCGACCAGGAGCCGCCGCTGCCCCAGGAGGTCACCGTGACCTACTCCGAGGGCATCGGCAGCGGGACGATCCTGTGGGACGCCGAGGCGCAGGCCGCCACGCCGCACGTGCACCTGGCGGTGGGCGTGAAGAACGCCGCCGCCGCGGGGTTCGCCGGGCACCTGCTCGGGGCAGAGGCGCACTACACGGTCGAGGTGCTGGTGGAGGAGGTCGTCTCCCCCGCGCTGCTGCGCGTGCCGGACCCGCGCGCGTACGGCATCCCCACGATGCGGTTCGCCTGA
- a CDS encoding PucR family transcriptional regulator: MDVRDLLADPELGLSVVAAEPDALDRPVQSAYITDLPDPSRFLSTGDVVLTSGLWLDRPGGAATFLGALAQQGVAAVVLGLIEIGVIPDDVIATCRERGLTLLTVSPGVSFRRIADAVAAQQPGSPAGLASRTMRFSRRIADAVARGGGVAELLGQLTAEFSVGCWVIDETGALLASAGAAPGRAQVAEQWNAVIAREHERRVIVPGPGGPATVVRTGARDRSGFLGVWGDHRAFSDEVTLAVDALVGALRVEMELAARWRETRDAQVAALITSIRDQEASPGAISARMRLEGMAPQDETTIVAARVDDPRFPRAATLEMLQRTLSARGHRVMGCRTDDLAILLVNGAGDDERPLAEHLTEEYHLLLAGRQLRVGLSDPVSGVSRLNSAIATAVERVQNASGTGPVVVSTSLHVQSHRALLRMLGESTRAGYAREVLAPLVSYDERHNADLVGTLRAFLDGGGAWQETARQLHLHTNTLRYRIARIEELTNRDMGTMADRVDLFLAMACLDETE; this comes from the coding sequence GTGGACGTCCGTGACCTCCTGGCGGACCCGGAGCTGGGGCTGAGCGTCGTCGCCGCCGAGCCCGACGCGCTCGACCGGCCCGTGCAGTCCGCGTACATCACGGACCTGCCGGACCCGTCGCGGTTCCTGTCGACCGGTGACGTCGTGCTCACGTCCGGCCTGTGGCTGGACCGGCCGGGCGGCGCGGCGACGTTCCTCGGTGCGCTCGCGCAGCAGGGCGTGGCGGCGGTGGTGCTGGGGCTGATCGAGATCGGCGTGATCCCGGACGACGTGATCGCGACGTGCCGGGAGCGGGGCCTGACGCTGCTCACCGTGTCGCCCGGGGTGTCGTTCCGGCGGATCGCCGACGCCGTCGCCGCGCAGCAGCCGGGCTCCCCGGCGGGGCTGGCGAGCCGGACGATGCGGTTCAGCCGGCGGATCGCCGACGCCGTGGCGCGCGGCGGGGGCGTCGCGGAGCTGCTCGGTCAGCTCACCGCCGAGTTCTCCGTGGGGTGCTGGGTCATCGACGAGACCGGGGCGCTGCTCGCCTCGGCGGGGGCGGCGCCGGGCCGCGCGCAGGTGGCGGAGCAGTGGAACGCGGTGATCGCCCGGGAGCACGAGCGCCGGGTGATCGTCCCGGGTCCCGGCGGCCCGGCGACGGTGGTGCGCACCGGCGCGCGCGACCGGTCGGGGTTCCTGGGCGTCTGGGGCGACCACCGCGCGTTCTCCGACGAGGTCACGCTGGCCGTCGACGCCCTGGTGGGCGCGCTGCGGGTCGAGATGGAGCTCGCCGCCCGCTGGCGGGAGACCCGCGACGCGCAGGTCGCCGCGCTCATCACGTCCATCCGCGACCAGGAGGCGTCCCCGGGCGCCATCTCCGCGCGGATGCGCCTGGAGGGCATGGCCCCGCAGGACGAGACGACGATCGTCGCCGCCCGGGTGGACGACCCGCGCTTCCCGCGCGCGGCGACGCTGGAGATGCTCCAGCGCACCCTGTCCGCCCGCGGGCACCGCGTCATGGGCTGCCGCACGGACGACCTCGCGATCCTGCTGGTGAACGGCGCGGGCGACGACGAGCGGCCGCTCGCGGAGCACCTGACCGAGGAGTACCACCTGCTGCTCGCCGGGCGGCAGCTCCGCGTGGGGCTGAGCGACCCGGTCAGCGGCGTGAGCCGCCTGAACTCGGCCATCGCCACGGCGGTCGAGCGGGTGCAGAACGCGTCCGGCACCGGCCCCGTCGTCGTGTCGACCTCGCTGCACGTCCAGTCGCACCGCGCCCTGCTGCGGATGCTCGGGGAGAGCACGCGCGCCGGGTACGCCCGGGAGGTGCTGGCACCGCTGGTGTCGTACGACGAGCGGCACAACGCGGACCTCGTCGGCACGCTGCGGGCGTTCCTCGACGGCGGCGGGGCCTGGCAGGAGACCGCGCGCCAGCTGCACCTGCACACCAACACGCTGCGCTACCGGATCGCCCGCATCGAGGAGCTGACCAACCGCGACATGGGCACGATGGCCGACCGCGTGGACCTGTTCCTCGCGATGGCCTGCCTGGACGAGACGGAGTAG